In Sideroxyarcus emersonii, one DNA window encodes the following:
- a CDS encoding copper chaperone PCu(A)C, which produces MKKILVAGLLAMLAATQAYADEVKVSKAWTRATAPGQDSASVQLTITSKKDATLIGVASGSAQSGEIHSMVMEGDVMKMRALDALPLPAKTPVSLGEDGNHLMLIGLRKPLKAGHKLPFALTVKFADGHTSVIRVLAVIKPLETTAAEGHEHHH; this is translated from the coding sequence ATGAAAAAAATTCTGGTTGCGGGTTTGTTGGCGATGCTGGCGGCGACTCAGGCTTATGCCGATGAAGTGAAGGTGAGCAAGGCCTGGACGCGCGCGACCGCCCCCGGGCAGGACAGCGCATCGGTACAGTTGACCATTACCAGCAAGAAGGATGCGACCCTGATCGGCGTAGCGAGCGGGTCGGCGCAAAGCGGGGAGATACACAGCATGGTCATGGAAGGCGACGTGATGAAGATGCGCGCACTGGATGCGCTGCCGTTGCCGGCAAAGACGCCGGTGTCGCTGGGGGAAGACGGCAATCATCTGATGCTGATCGGCTTGAGGAAGCCGCTCAAGGCCGGTCATAAACTGCCCTTTGCGCTGACGGTGAAATTCGCCGACGGACACACTTCCGTCATCCGGGTGCTGGCGGTGATCAAGCCACTGGAAACAACCGCTGCCGAAGGGCACGAACATCACCATTAG
- a CDS encoding Hsp20/alpha crystallin family protein, translating into MANITRFSPTSDALDDLFRGFFMQPVRFEGQQQMQIRMDVSEDSKAYTIHAEIPGVKKEDIHVNVDGNQVSIGAEVKNEKEVKEGEKLLRSERYYGSISRAFSLAQEVDGDAAQAKYKDGILELTLPKKVVASARKLIIQ; encoded by the coding sequence ATGGCCAACATCACCAGATTCAGCCCCACCAGCGATGCCCTGGATGATTTATTTCGGGGATTCTTCATGCAGCCTGTCCGGTTTGAAGGGCAGCAGCAAATGCAGATCAGGATGGATGTGAGCGAAGACAGCAAGGCCTACACCATCCATGCCGAGATCCCGGGCGTGAAGAAAGAGGATATCCATGTGAATGTGGACGGCAACCAGGTATCGATCGGCGCCGAAGTGAAGAACGAGAAAGAGGTGAAAGAGGGGGAGAAATTGCTGCGCAGCGAACGTTATTACGGCAGCATATCCCGTGCTTTCTCGCTGGCGCAGGAGGTGGACGGCGATGCCGCGCAAGCGAAATACAAGGATGGCATCCTGGAGTTGACGCTGCCCAAGAAGGTGGTCGCCAGCGCCAGGAAACTGATCATCCAGTGA
- a CDS encoding pyrimidine 5'-nucleotidase — translation MGERVWIFDLDNTLHDATPHIFPHINRSMTAYLQEHLQLNEDEANALRADYWQRYGATLSGLMKHHGTDPDHFLWHTHQFPALSKMVLRQPRLRHVLQQLPGRKVVFSNAPLHYAQAVLKLLRVDDLFEDVFAIEHSCYKPKPQAEGFRRLLRKHRLHAAQCVMVEDSAENLQTAKRMGMRTVWISTAPRAPAYVDLKIRDVLELPRALSKL, via the coding sequence ATGGGCGAGCGCGTCTGGATTTTCGATCTGGACAACACGCTGCACGATGCGACGCCGCACATATTTCCCCACATCAACCGCAGCATGACGGCGTATCTGCAGGAACACCTGCAGCTGAACGAGGATGAAGCGAACGCGTTGCGGGCGGACTACTGGCAGCGCTACGGTGCGACGCTGAGCGGGCTGATGAAGCACCACGGCACCGACCCGGACCATTTTCTGTGGCATACGCACCAGTTTCCGGCGTTGTCGAAAATGGTGCTGCGCCAACCGCGCCTGCGCCATGTGTTGCAGCAGCTGCCGGGCAGGAAGGTGGTGTTTTCCAATGCGCCCCTGCATTATGCGCAGGCGGTGCTGAAGCTGTTGCGGGTGGACGACCTGTTCGAAGACGTCTTTGCCATCGAACATTCGTGCTACAAACCCAAGCCGCAGGCCGAAGGGTTCCGGCGCCTGTTGCGCAAGCACCGGCTGCATGCGGCACAATGCGTGATGGTGGAAGACAGCGCGGAGAACCTGCAGACCGCCAAGCGCATGGGGATGCGTACCGTATGGATAAGCACTGCGCCGCGTGCGCCGGCTTATGTGGACTTGAAGATACGCGATGTGCTGGAATTGCCGCGCGCGCTTTCCAAACTTTAA
- a CDS encoding copper chaperone PCu(A)C, whose protein sequence is MWRQFFCAASLFLAGHAWAGANDVIVDKAWLRESVPGQTSVTVQMNLTVAKAARLLSVRSPVAASGEIQNVVMHRGKLHTETVPSIKLHAHSTTLFGERGIYMSLVGLKQALNVGDHVPLTLVLEIGGKPVTINAAAEVRPLELSYQHYNDPTVKDHR, encoded by the coding sequence GTGTGGCGCCAATTTTTTTGTGCGGCAAGTCTGTTCCTGGCGGGCCATGCCTGGGCGGGCGCGAATGACGTGATCGTGGACAAGGCCTGGCTGCGGGAGAGCGTGCCGGGACAGACCTCCGTTACCGTGCAGATGAACCTTACCGTGGCCAAGGCCGCGCGACTGCTGTCGGTGCGCAGCCCGGTCGCCGCATCCGGCGAAATACAGAATGTGGTGATGCATCGCGGCAAGTTGCATACCGAAACGGTTCCCAGCATCAAGCTGCATGCGCATAGCACGACGCTTTTCGGCGAGCGCGGCATATATATGTCGCTGGTGGGCCTGAAGCAGGCGCTGAACGTCGGCGACCATGTGCCGCTGACGCTGGTGCTGGAGATCGGCGGAAAGCCCGTCACCATCAATGCGGCCGCCGAAGTGAGGCCGCTGGAATTGAGCTACCAGCACTACAACGACCCGACCGTCAAAGATCACCGGTGA
- the argB gene encoding acetylglutamate kinase, with translation MPLTVATAAQKAHTLSEALPYIQRFFDKTIVIKYGGNAMTDPKLQEGFARDVVLLKLVGMNPVVVHGGGPQINELLQKVGKKGEFIQGMRVTDEETMDVVEMVLGKVNKDIVNLINRYGGKAVGLTGQDGGFIRAEKLLLESSDEPGRMLDIGLVGDINKIDPSIITFLDSGDFIPVIAPIGVSPDGETLNINADVVAGKLAEVLRAEKLVLLTNTPGVLDKAGKLLTGLTPKQIDDLVADGTLSGGMLPKIGSALDAARGGVRSVHIIDGRVEHALLLEILTDEGVGTLIKSK, from the coding sequence ATGCCATTGACCGTCGCCACTGCTGCGCAAAAAGCCCATACCCTGTCCGAAGCGCTACCTTACATCCAGCGTTTCTTCGACAAGACCATCGTCATCAAGTACGGCGGCAACGCCATGACCGACCCGAAGCTGCAGGAGGGCTTCGCGCGCGACGTGGTGCTGCTCAAGCTGGTCGGCATGAACCCGGTCGTGGTTCACGGCGGCGGCCCGCAGATCAATGAGCTGCTGCAAAAGGTGGGCAAGAAGGGCGAATTCATCCAGGGCATGCGCGTCACCGACGAAGAGACCATGGATGTGGTCGAGATGGTGCTGGGCAAGGTCAACAAGGACATCGTCAATCTCATCAACCGTTATGGCGGCAAGGCGGTGGGCCTGACCGGGCAGGATGGCGGCTTCATCCGCGCCGAAAAACTGCTGCTGGAAAGCAGCGACGAGCCCGGCAGGATGCTGGACATCGGCCTGGTCGGCGACATCAACAAGATCGATCCGTCGATCATCACCTTCCTGGATTCCGGCGATTTCATCCCGGTGATCGCGCCTATCGGGGTGTCGCCGGATGGCGAGACATTGAACATCAATGCCGACGTGGTGGCGGGCAAGCTGGCGGAAGTGCTGCGCGCCGAGAAGCTGGTGCTGCTGACCAACACTCCCGGCGTGCTGGACAAGGCGGGCAAGCTGCTGACCGGGCTGACGCCCAAGCAGATCGACGACCTAGTGGCGGACGGCACCCTGTCCGGCGGCATGCTGCCCAAGATCGGGTCGGCGCTGGATGCGGCGCGCGGCGGCGTGCGCTCGGTACACATCATCGACGGTCGCGTGGAGCATGCGCTGCTGCTCGAGATTTTGACCGACGAAGGCGTGGGCACGCTGATCAAAAGCAAATGA
- the slmA gene encoding nucleoid occlusion factor SlmA, producing MATKQPGERKLQILQTVAEMLEQPKGEKITTAALAARLDLSEAALYRHFASKAQMFEGLIEFIEQTVFGLVNKITTEEQDGLKQVEGILALLLGFAQKNRGMTRVLIGDALVNEDERLQLRINQFLDRIETTLKQSLRIADTQGRLAADDDIGAHANLLLCFVVGRWNQFGKSGYTRDPMAQWTQQWGIIRSQFK from the coding sequence ATGGCAACCAAACAACCGGGCGAGAGAAAGCTGCAGATCCTGCAAACCGTCGCCGAGATGCTGGAACAGCCCAAGGGCGAGAAGATCACCACGGCGGCACTGGCGGCTCGTCTCGACCTGTCCGAGGCGGCGCTGTACCGTCACTTTGCCAGCAAGGCACAGATGTTCGAGGGGCTGATCGAATTCATCGAGCAGACGGTGTTCGGCCTAGTCAACAAGATCACCACCGAAGAGCAGGATGGCCTGAAGCAGGTGGAGGGGATACTTGCGCTGTTGCTCGGCTTCGCCCAGAAGAACCGGGGCATGACGCGTGTGCTGATCGGCGATGCGCTGGTGAACGAGGATGAACGCCTGCAATTGCGGATCAACCAGTTCCTTGATCGCATCGAGACCACGCTCAAGCAGTCGTTGCGTATCGCCGATACGCAGGGCCGGCTGGCGGCGGACGACGACATCGGTGCCCACGCCAACCTGTTGCTGTGCTTCGTCGTCGGACGCTGGAACCAGTTCGGCAAGAGCGGATACACGCGCGACCCGATGGCGCAGTGGACGCAGCAGTGGGGAATCATCCGGTCGCAGTTCAAGTAA